CGCAGCTGATCTTTGGTAAGATGCGTGATGTCCTGCCCCATGAATTTGATGCTTCCCTCGGTGACATTTTCAATCCGGATAACGCTGCGGGCCAAGGTGCTCTTTCCGCAGCCGGACTCGCCCACCAAACCCAGCGTCTCTTTGGGATAGACGTCCAGGGAGACGCCGTCCACCGCGTGGACGAATCCCTTTTTGTCCTTTCCAAAGCCGTTGTTAAAGGGGAAGTAGGTTTTTAAATCCCGAATTTCGAGCAAGGGCTCCCGATCAGCCATTTTCTTTGCTCCTTTCCGCCCGCTCCTCCGGCGTAAAATAGCAGGCATACTTGCCGCCATTCAGCTTGCGGAGCTCCGGCATCTCTACCTTGCATTTGTCCTGGCAGTATACACAGCGGTTATGGAACCGGCAGCCTTCCGGGAAATTCTCCGGGTTGGGCACATTGCCGCGAATGATGTCCAGACGGTCTTTGTCCATATCCACACGGGGAATACAGCGCAGCAAACCTTCGGTGTAGGGGTGCTTGGGGTGGTAGAAAATCTCCTGGGGAGTTCCCTCCTCCACGATCTTTCCCGCATACATGACCACGATGTAGTCCGCGATCTCCGCCACAACGCCAAGATCGTGGGTGATAAACATGACGGCCATGCCCTTTTTACCCTGCAAATCCTTGATGATCTGCAGGATCTGGGCCTGGATGGTCACATCCAGGGCGGTGGTGGGCTCGTCCGCGATCAGCAGCTCAGGATCGCAGGCCATGGCCATGGCGATCATGACGCGCTGGCGCATACCGCCGGAGAGCTGATGGGGATAGCACTTTGCAATCCGCTCCGGATCGGGCACGCCGACCAGCTTCAGCATTTCCACCGCTTTGGCCCAGGCCTCTTTCTTATCGTCCTTGGCGTGGATTTTGTATGCCTCTCCAATCTGCTTGCCCACCTGGTGAACCGGGTTCAAAGAGGTCATGGGCTCCTGGAAAATCATCGAAATCTCACTGCCGCGGATCTTCCGCATTTCCTGGGGGGATAGAGTCAGCAGGTCTTTGTCCTTAAACCAGACATTCCCGCCTGCATAAATTCCGTTGTCCGCCAAAAGATGGAGGATCGACAGGGCTGATGCGCTTTTCCCGCAGCCGGATTCGCCAACAACGCAAAGCGTTTCCCCTTTGTTGATCTTAAATGTGATCTCATCAACGGCAGTTACAACACCCCTGGGCGTATTAAACTGTACCTTTAGGTTCTGTACATCCAGCAAAGTGTCCATATTACTCCTCCGACATGGGTGTTTTGGTATCCCGCAGCTCATCCCTGCGTCCCTGTTTCCGGCCCGGAGGGGAATTTACCCCCTCCGAACCGGAACAAGTCAAAATTGCTTCTTTTTTACTTGGCAGCGATATCCTTGCCCAGGACATACTGGTCCAGGCGAGGAGTCCAGTCGATCTTCTCGCTGATGCCATAGATATCAACCTGCTGCCACAGGAAGATGTAGGGGCAATCCTCGTAGAGCTTGGCCTGGAGCTCCTGGGCCACGCCGGCGCGCTCATCCTCGGGAACGGCGCGCAGCTGGGCGATCAGGGCGTCGACCTCGCTGTTGCTGTAATAGCTTGTGATGCCGCCGGTCTCAATGGCGCCGGCCAGATGGCCGTCGGGGGTCTGGGGCTTGGAACCCCAGTTCCAGCCGAAGATTCCCTTCACGGCGTGGGCATCCTGGCCATTGATCAGCTGGGCGCGCAGGGCGTTATACTCCACCTCGGTGACGTTGACGGTCAGGCCGATGTCCTCCAGGTAGCCGGCAATTGCCAAGCAGGTCTCCTCGCACTTGAGGAACATCTGAGGCGTGTAGTACAGATCCAGGGTGAAGCCGTCGGCATAGCCGGCCTCCGCCAGAAGGTCCTTGGCCTTGGCGGGATCATAGGAATATGCGCCCTCGGGGCCGGAGGTCTTCTCATCATAGCCCACATAGTCGGGACGCCAGATGGTGGCCAGCTTCTCAGCATTGCCCATGTAAACGCTGTTGATGATGGTGTCGCGGTCAATGGCATAGTTCAGGGCCTGACGGACGCGGACGTCCTGCAGCTCCTTGGGGCTGTCGGCATTGAGGGTGTCGATGCCGATGTAGGCGACGCGCTTGCTCAGGGCGGAAACCGCGGTATAGCCCTCATAGCCGTTGACGGTATCAATATAGTCGGGGTTCAGATCCAGAACGATGTCCACGCTGCCGGCCATCAGTTCGGCAAGGCGGGTGGAAATCTCGGGGATGGTGCGGAAGGTCATCTTCTTGCAGTCGGGAGCGCCGTCCCAGTAGTCTTCGTTGGCGACCAGCTCAATGTAATCGTTGGTGGCCCACTTGCCTAACTTATAGGGACCGCAGCCCACAGGCTGGGTGCCGAAGCCGTCGGCTCCAACTTCCTCACAGTACTTGGCAGGCAGGATCGCCATATCATAGAGACGGGTGGGCATATCGTTGCAGGGCTCTGCGGTGTGCAGATCAACGGTATATTCATCCACGGCGGTCCAAGAGTCCAGCACCTTCAGGTTGTAGGTGGTGCGGCCGGAGTCGGGTTCAAAGATACGATCCAGTGTATAGGTCACACTCTCGGCGTTGAAGGGCTCGCCGTTGGTGAAGGTGACGC
This window of the Dysosmobacter acutus genome carries:
- a CDS encoding ABC transporter ATP-binding protein, with the translated sequence MDTLLDVQNLKVQFNTPRGVVTAVDEITFKINKGETLCVVGESGCGKSASALSILHLLADNGIYAGGNVWFKDKDLLTLSPQEMRKIRGSEISMIFQEPMTSLNPVHQVGKQIGEAYKIHAKDDKKEAWAKAVEMLKLVGVPDPERIAKCYPHQLSGGMRQRVMIAMAMACDPELLIADEPTTALDVTIQAQILQIIKDLQGKKGMAVMFITHDLGVVAEIADYIVVMYAGKIVEEGTPQEIFYHPKHPYTEGLLRCIPRVDMDKDRLDIIRGNVPNPENFPEGCRFHNRCVYCQDKCKVEMPELRKLNGGKYACYFTPEERAERSKENG
- a CDS encoding ABC transporter substrate-binding protein; the encoded protein is MKRTAKSLFTLLMAGVMVFGLVACGGNGGSASGSGSASGSGSGETDKSFEVIVASAAEPESLDPQLSGAAAGGNMSYNLFDYLVRMSPDGKEVVPCLATSWEQPDDNTWRFKLREGVTFTNGEPFNAESVTYTLDRIFEPDSGRTTYNLKVLDSWTAVDEYTVDLHTAEPCNDMPTRLYDMAILPAKYCEEVGADGFGTQPVGCGPYKLGKWATNDYIELVANEDYWDGAPDCKKMTFRTIPEISTRLAELMAGSVDIVLDLNPDYIDTVNGYEGYTAVSALSKRVAYIGIDTLNADSPKELQDVRVRQALNYAIDRDTIINSVYMGNAEKLATIWRPDYVGYDEKTSGPEGAYSYDPAKAKDLLAEAGYADGFTLDLYYTPQMFLKCEETCLAIAGYLEDIGLTVNVTEVEYNALRAQLINGQDAHAVKGIFGWNWGSKPQTPDGHLAGAIETGGITSYYSNSEVDALIAQLRAVPEDERAGVAQELQAKLYEDCPYIFLWQQVDIYGISEKIDWTPRLDQYVLGKDIAAK